The proteins below come from a single Loxodonta africana isolate mLoxAfr1 chromosome 20, mLoxAfr1.hap2, whole genome shotgun sequence genomic window:
- the LOC111750677 gene encoding keratin-associated protein 6-2 — protein MCCNYYGGCGYGSRYGCGYGCGYGSRYGCGYSSGYGCGCCSYRPLCYRKCYSSYC, from the coding sequence ATGTGTTGCAACTACTATGGTGGCTGTGGCTATGGCTCCCGCTATGGCTGTGGCTACGGCTGTGGCTATGGCTCCCGCTATGGCTGTGGATACAGTTCTGGCTATGGCTGTGGCTGCTGCAGCTACCGACCACTTTGCTACAGAAAATGCTACTCTTCTTACTGCTAG